One genomic region from Verrucomicrobiia bacterium encodes:
- a CDS encoding BMC domain-containing protein, translated as MAHQAIGLIETRGLVALVEGTDAMLKAANVELAGPMTQVGNALVTAVVVGDVAAVKAATDAGAQAIKAIKGELVSVHVIARPHADVEAVLPKKPVAKQ; from the coding sequence ATGGCACATCAAGCAATAGGACTTATTGAAACCCGCGGGTTGGTGGCCCTGGTGGAAGGCACCGACGCAATGCTCAAGGCGGCAAACGTCGAGTTGGCGGGGCCCATGACACAAGTCGGCAACGCCCTGGTCACCGCCGTCGTTGTGGGCGACGTGGCCGCTGTCAAAGCGGCCACTGATGCCGGCGCCCAGGCCATCAAGGCCATCAAAGGCGAGCTGGTCAGCGTCCACGTCATCGCCCGGCCTCACGCGGATGTGGAAGCCGTGCTGCCCAAAAAGCCGGTAGCCAAGCAATAA
- a CDS encoding aldehyde dehydrogenase, producing the protein MSAVNEALIRDVVAEVLGRLGQAPGKNGTSAPVPPSEPCGCSHPAQPSAASSGGGRHGVFQNAEAACAAAQQAFVQLKQKGVAARAKVVEIVKTLAESNAVEWGKLELDETKIGRLDHKIEKLKIIKLVPGVEWLHPDGRSGDHGITLEEYTPFGVVAAITPSTHSVPTLSGNIVNIVAAGNSVVFNPHPSAARCAAVAVAEFNKAFEREVGIENLVTIIEHPTIESFKAICSHDAVRLLCVTGGPGVVKAAMQTGKRAICAGPGNPPVVVDDTACMKRAAKSIIAGAAYDNNLLCIGEKEVFVLGSVADELMEEMEKAGAVRLNAGQVERLTKEAFAFKEGQGAGCPEPMVNKALIGKDARVLAKAAGATVPDKSELLFGETDRDHLFVREEQMMPFIPIVRVSSVEEGIQAAVAAEHNYKHTSIIHSHNVEHMTAMARALDTTLFIKNGPCMAGLGLGGEGYLSYSIATPTGEGVTNPKTFCRVRRCVMVDNLRIY; encoded by the coding sequence ATGAGCGCCGTGAACGAAGCTTTGATTCGGGATGTGGTAGCCGAAGTGCTGGGGCGCCTGGGCCAGGCCCCCGGCAAAAATGGAACCTCTGCTCCCGTCCCACCCAGCGAGCCTTGCGGTTGCTCTCATCCTGCGCAACCCAGCGCCGCCAGTTCGGGCGGGGGCCGGCATGGGGTATTTCAAAATGCAGAAGCCGCCTGCGCCGCCGCTCAGCAGGCCTTTGTGCAGTTGAAACAAAAGGGGGTCGCTGCCCGGGCGAAAGTTGTTGAAATAGTCAAAACACTGGCGGAGTCCAATGCCGTCGAGTGGGGAAAACTTGAATTGGATGAGACGAAAATCGGGCGGCTGGATCACAAGATCGAAAAGCTGAAGATTATCAAATTAGTGCCTGGCGTCGAGTGGCTGCACCCGGACGGACGCAGCGGCGATCACGGCATCACGCTGGAAGAATACACGCCCTTCGGCGTGGTGGCGGCCATTACGCCCTCGACTCATTCGGTCCCCACTTTGAGCGGCAATATCGTCAATATTGTTGCTGCGGGTAATAGCGTCGTGTTCAACCCTCACCCATCCGCAGCCCGATGCGCCGCCGTCGCAGTCGCTGAATTCAACAAGGCTTTCGAACGCGAGGTCGGCATCGAGAATTTGGTCACAATAATCGAGCATCCCACCATCGAATCGTTCAAAGCTATCTGCAGTCACGACGCCGTCCGGCTTCTCTGTGTGACCGGCGGGCCGGGGGTGGTCAAGGCCGCGATGCAAACCGGCAAACGCGCCATCTGCGCCGGGCCAGGCAACCCGCCTGTCGTGGTCGATGACACCGCTTGCATGAAACGCGCCGCCAAGTCGATTATCGCCGGCGCCGCCTATGATAACAACCTGCTCTGCATCGGGGAGAAGGAGGTCTTTGTGCTGGGTAGCGTGGCGGACGAGTTGATGGAGGAAATGGAAAAAGCGGGCGCCGTTCGGCTTAACGCCGGCCAGGTCGAACGCCTCACAAAGGAAGCGTTCGCTTTTAAGGAAGGCCAGGGCGCAGGGTGCCCTGAACCGATGGTCAACAAAGCCCTCATCGGCAAAGATGCCCGAGTGCTGGCCAAAGCCGCCGGCGCAACCGTGCCAGATAAAAGCGAGCTGTTGTTTGGCGAAACGGACAGGGACCACCTCTTTGTCAGAGAGGAACAGATGATGCCCTTCATCCCGATTGTGCGGGTCAGCTCAGTCGAAGAGGGAATCCAGGCGGCTGTGGCAGCCGAGCACAATTACAAACACACCTCGATCATTCACTCACACAATGTGGAACACATGACCGCGATGGCCCGGGCTCTGGACACGACTCTGTTTATCAAAAACGGCCCGTGCATGGCGGGCCTCGGCCTCGGCGGTGAGGGCTATCTGAGTTATTCCATCGCGACACCGACTGGCGAAGGAGTGACCAACCCAAAGACCTTTTGCCGGGTGCGCCGCTGTGTGATGGTCGATAACCTGCGCATTTACTGA
- a CDS encoding BMC domain-containing protein produces the protein MSQQAIGMIECKGLCPLLEACDAALKSANVTLVGWEKIGSGYVTGFFRGDVAAVKAATDAGAAAAAQVGQVISVQVIPRPHEGLSVLGRWLQ, from the coding sequence ATGAGTCAACAAGCAATCGGAATGATCGAATGCAAAGGCTTATGCCCTTTGCTGGAGGCCTGCGATGCCGCTCTCAAATCCGCCAACGTCACCCTCGTGGGCTGGGAGAAAATCGGCAGCGGGTACGTCACCGGCTTTTTCCGGGGGGATGTCGCTGCCGTGAAAGCCGCAACCGACGCGGGCGCGGCTGCAGCGGCGCAAGTCGGCCAGGTCATCAGCGTGCAGGTCATCCCGCGCCCGCATGAAGGGCTATCCGTCCTGGGCCGGTGGCTGCAATAG
- a CDS encoding BMC domain-containing protein: MSEALGMIETKGYVGSVEASDAMVKAANVNLIKTIPIGGGLITVLCRGDVGSVKAAVDAGSKAAAKVGELASSHILARPHEDLLRSFLGEAANAKPK, translated from the coding sequence ATGAGCGAAGCATTAGGCATGATAGAAACCAAAGGCTACGTCGGCAGCGTCGAGGCCAGTGACGCGATGGTCAAGGCCGCCAACGTGAATCTGATCAAAACCATACCAATCGGCGGCGGCTTAATCACCGTGCTGTGCCGGGGTGATGTGGGTAGCGTCAAAGCTGCCGTCGATGCAGGGTCCAAAGCGGCAGCGAAAGTCGGCGAACTGGCGAGCTCGCATATCCTGGCGCGGCCACACGAGGATTTGCTGAGGTCTTTCCTGGGCGAAGCCGCCAACGCGAAGCCCAAATGA
- a CDS encoding EutN/CcmL family microcompartment protein, translating into MVLARVEGNVVATRKHPGFEGWRLVICQPINQAGVAEGAPQVSIDPHGAGLHQRVIISSDGAAARVLVGDDKSPARWSVIAIVDEQQPG; encoded by the coding sequence ATGGTCCTCGCTCGCGTTGAAGGCAATGTTGTGGCCACCCGCAAGCATCCCGGCTTCGAAGGGTGGCGGCTGGTGATTTGTCAGCCCATCAACCAGGCAGGGGTTGCCGAGGGCGCGCCGCAGGTCTCTATCGACCCCCACGGCGCCGGGCTGCACCAGCGTGTGATTATTTCCTCCGATGGCGCAGCCGCCCGCGTCCTGGTTGGCGACGACAAAAGCCCCGCCCGCTGGTCGGTCATTGCCATCGTCGATGAGCAGCAACCCGGATGA
- a CDS encoding EutN/CcmL family microcompartment protein, whose protein sequence is MFLARVEGAVVATKKDPSMSGRKLLLVRPQLVDEKDPTQFRPGMNTIVAVDTLGAGIGELVMFCQGSSARLASSLKDAPVDAVIIGIVDTVDVLGKQIYNAKT, encoded by the coding sequence ATGTTTCTGGCCCGGGTTGAAGGCGCGGTGGTCGCCACAAAAAAGGACCCCTCCATGAGCGGACGCAAGTTGCTCCTGGTCCGGCCCCAATTGGTCGATGAAAAAGACCCAACTCAGTTTCGTCCCGGTATGAATACCATCGTGGCGGTGGATACACTGGGGGCGGGGATTGGGGAGTTGGTGATGTTTTGCCAGGGCAGCTCTGCCCGCCTGGCGTCAAGCCTGAAGGATGCCCCCGTCGATGCGGTCATTATCGGCATTGTCGATACCGTCGATGTCCTGGGAAAGCAAATCTATAACGCAAAGACATGA
- a CDS encoding phosphate propanoyltransferase, protein MVASAPSTLHRAVVEHMVRQAVYQRLGKPLPSRAAAPNPLVVNVSARHCHLTPEAVEVLFGKGHQLTPHKWLYQDGQFAAKETLTLIGPRSRVISNLRILGPCRNFNQVELAYTDGIALGFELPLRISGDIKGTLGSMLMGPAGFFEMQEGVIRALRHVHMSPEDANYYEVKPGAEMRLRIGGPCGLILDKLLVRVDKSFKLEVHIDTDEGNACNLQPETPCELMEA, encoded by the coding sequence ATGGTCGCTTCTGCACCATCTACTTTGCACAGGGCCGTGGTTGAGCACATGGTCCGTCAGGCCGTGTATCAGCGGCTAGGCAAGCCGTTGCCTTCACGGGCGGCAGCACCCAATCCGTTGGTCGTGAATGTCAGCGCGCGCCATTGCCATCTCACTCCGGAGGCTGTCGAGGTTCTTTTTGGAAAGGGCCACCAACTGACTCCGCACAAGTGGCTTTATCAGGACGGCCAATTTGCGGCGAAAGAAACGCTCACTTTGATAGGTCCACGCAGCCGGGTCATCTCCAACCTCCGCATCCTGGGGCCGTGCCGGAATTTCAACCAGGTTGAATTGGCATATACAGATGGCATCGCGTTGGGATTCGAGCTGCCGTTGCGCATTTCCGGCGACATCAAAGGGACGCTGGGCAGCATGCTGATGGGGCCGGCTGGATTTTTTGAGATGCAGGAGGGCGTTATCCGGGCGCTGCGTCATGTGCATATGTCGCCGGAAGACGCGAACTATTATGAGGTCAAACCCGGCGCTGAAATGCGGCTCAGAATTGGGGGCCCTTGCGGGTTAATTTTGGATAAGCTCCTGGTCCGCGTGGATAAGAGCTTCAAACTGGAAGTCCATATAGACACCGATGAAGGCAATGCCTGCAACCTGCAGCCTGAAACCCCCTGTGAACTGATGGAAGCATAA
- the erpA gene encoding iron-sulfur cluster insertion protein ErpA, translating into MNETIASESAVQLTPAAAEEVRSLLQKPENSGKLLRVYVEQGGCSGMQYSMTFDEKRADDFAMEMHGVSVLVDPFSAQYIRGAVVDFSDSLSAGGFKISNPNARQSCGCGKSFTA; encoded by the coding sequence ATGAATGAGACCATTGCTTCCGAATCGGCCGTGCAGTTGACGCCTGCGGCCGCTGAGGAAGTGCGTTCGCTGCTTCAAAAGCCAGAGAACAGCGGAAAACTGCTTCGGGTGTACGTCGAGCAGGGGGGGTGCTCCGGAATGCAATACTCGATGACGTTCGATGAGAAACGCGCTGACGATTTCGCTATGGAAATGCACGGCGTGAGCGTTCTGGTGGACCCGTTCAGCGCGCAGTATATCCGCGGGGCGGTGGTGGATTTCAGCGACAGCCTGAGTGCCGGCGGCTTTAAGATTTCCAATCCCAATGCGCGCCAGAGTTGCGGCTGTGGCAAATCCTTTACGGCCTAG
- a CDS encoding acetate kinase, whose product MKILVANLGSTSLKWRLFDFTSGQEQLLHKGGFERVADHAKAIGDCLVQLKDADAIQSDTDLAAVGFKTIMARGVNGCVRLDERVLKAMEAFNGIAPAHNPPYITGIRLFAQRMPSVPLVGLFETAFYQWMPPAAVRYAVPEEWHNLGVRRWGFHGASHKYIAERSAELLGREDVAKRVRQLYVNVAATPVSQPDLRIISCHLGGSSSITGILNGLAIGTSMGLSPQSGLPQNNRVGDLDSFALPFLMRTAGLTLDDAETILCQNSGLKALSGGLNDIRDILQAAAGGNARAQLALEVFVQQTRHWIGSFLAQLNGADALVFTAGIGENRAELRKSICSNLDQLGVLLDEEKNDSTRAKEALISTPDSPVKVLVIPTNEELVVAREVKRFLEKMQAEQQRNAAQPRRPRDYTDKFKITTLKTKLTKH is encoded by the coding sequence ATGAAAATACTTGTCGCCAATTTGGGCTCGACCTCGTTGAAGTGGCGGCTGTTCGATTTCACAAGCGGCCAGGAACAGCTTCTGCACAAAGGCGGCTTCGAACGGGTAGCCGATCACGCCAAGGCAATCGGCGATTGCCTCGTCCAACTAAAGGACGCCGACGCCATCCAGAGCGACACCGACCTTGCGGCCGTGGGTTTTAAAACGATAATGGCTCGAGGCGTCAACGGCTGTGTGCGACTCGATGAAAGAGTCCTCAAGGCGATGGAGGCCTTCAACGGAATCGCTCCCGCGCATAATCCGCCCTACATAACAGGAATCCGGCTGTTCGCGCAGAGAATGCCGTCTGTGCCGCTGGTGGGGTTGTTTGAAACCGCCTTTTATCAGTGGATGCCGCCCGCGGCAGTTCGCTATGCGGTCCCGGAAGAATGGCACAACCTGGGCGTTCGGCGCTGGGGCTTTCACGGGGCCAGTCATAAGTATATTGCCGAACGCTCCGCCGAACTGCTGGGCCGCGAGGATGTCGCCAAACGGGTGCGACAATTGTATGTCAATGTCGCCGCAACGCCTGTGAGCCAGCCTGACCTGCGTATCATCTCTTGTCATTTGGGCGGCAGCTCGTCCATAACCGGCATCCTCAATGGCCTGGCCATTGGAACCAGTATGGGCCTGAGCCCCCAATCCGGTTTGCCGCAGAATAACCGGGTCGGTGACCTGGATTCATTCGCGCTGCCATTCCTGATGCGCACCGCCGGGCTGACGCTCGACGACGCCGAAACCATTCTCTGCCAGAATTCGGGCCTCAAAGCCCTCTCGGGCGGTCTGAATGATATACGTGACATCCTACAGGCCGCAGCGGGAGGCAATGCCCGCGCTCAACTGGCCCTGGAAGTGTTCGTACAGCAGACCCGCCACTGGATTGGCTCATTCCTGGCACAACTAAACGGCGCGGATGCCCTGGTCTTCACGGCGGGCATCGGCGAGAACCGGGCCGAGCTTCGCAAATCGATTTGCTCAAATCTCGATCAGTTGGGGGTCCTGCTGGATGAGGAAAAAAATGATTCGACACGGGCAAAGGAAGCGCTGATTAGCACCCCGGATTCACCGGTGAAGGTCCTGGTCATCCCCACCAACGAGGAACTGGTTGTGGCGCGCGAAGTGAAGCGCTTTTTGGAAAAAATGCAGGCCGAGCAGCAGCGGAACGCCGCCCAGCCCAGGCGGCCTCGCGATTATACTGACAAGTTCAAAATCACCACTCTCAAAACAAAACTAACAAAGCATTAA
- a CDS encoding tetratricopeptide repeat protein has translation MQLRNQSPKLFSGSSRLVWVIVIGCLLTVLIAVLLPASHIVEGHSDSANLNAHSMPHEGFRAEGAEGGGPSVLKSPSTAEEVVAAKLSQFAHYRHRVVKAMARHFKIQIPADVEAFFGAAEAGNWDEIKARFKALSERHDAVPRSHDLDVVWHAILETYGAAEQGHMWPAQKLLDYGNAILGSLHPGMIYVGGTDPGCFIPTFLNDTSDGERHITLTQNALADDTYLNYLSFMYGDRLNTLTQDDRNLAFRNYVADFQKRQAHDQQFPDEPKQLLPGEEIRSADGTLTPYGALSVMAVNESLFQSLLQKNSDASFALEESFPFKSTYASASTLGPIMELRVQGQQDALSQNRVDQSLEYWQQTAQELLSQPDTSEDGAVSRTFSKMATAQANLFRDRNYPAQAEETFQLATQICPYNPEAVLGYINLLLSQGRFQDAAVVAQNAVQAAPENTQFRALLQALNNKAKTNWVARKPAFEAVDDWCGYLSNCAIEFHCPRESHPDRAWEPAPVT, from the coding sequence ATGCAACTACGAAATCAAAGCCCCAAATTGTTCAGTGGAAGCTCGCGTTTGGTCTGGGTCATTGTGATTGGGTGCCTTCTGACTGTCCTCATTGCAGTTCTTTTGCCCGCCTCGCATATTGTCGAAGGCCATTCGGATTCTGCCAATTTAAATGCGCATTCAATGCCGCACGAGGGCTTCCGGGCCGAGGGCGCGGAGGGCGGTGGCCCTTCGGTGCTCAAGTCGCCTTCCACCGCAGAGGAAGTTGTCGCCGCCAAACTCAGCCAGTTCGCCCATTACCGGCACAGAGTTGTCAAAGCGATGGCCAGACATTTCAAAATCCAAATCCCTGCCGATGTGGAAGCCTTCTTTGGGGCTGCCGAGGCGGGGAACTGGGATGAGATTAAGGCACGCTTCAAGGCACTCTCTGAGCGCCATGACGCCGTGCCTAGGTCGCACGACCTCGATGTAGTCTGGCATGCAATCCTGGAAACCTACGGAGCCGCTGAGCAGGGCCACATGTGGCCCGCGCAGAAGCTGCTGGATTACGGCAACGCGATCCTTGGCTCGCTTCATCCTGGAATGATTTACGTCGGAGGGACTGACCCGGGCTGTTTCATCCCCACTTTCCTCAACGACACCAGCGACGGCGAGCGCCACATTACGCTTACACAAAACGCCCTGGCCGACGATACCTACCTGAATTACTTGAGTTTCATGTATGGAGACCGGCTCAATACCCTCACCCAGGATGACCGCAACCTGGCATTCCGGAATTATGTCGCCGATTTCCAAAAGCGCCAGGCGCATGACCAACAGTTCCCGGACGAACCCAAACAACTACTGCCCGGCGAAGAGATTCGAAGCGCGGATGGAACCCTCACGCCATACGGTGCCCTCTCTGTGATGGCGGTGAACGAATCCCTGTTTCAATCGTTGCTACAAAAGAACTCCGATGCCTCTTTCGCATTGGAGGAGTCCTTTCCATTCAAGTCCACCTACGCCAGCGCCAGCACCCTTGGTCCCATCATGGAATTGAGAGTTCAGGGCCAACAGGACGCCCTCAGCCAGAACCGTGTCGATCAGTCCTTGGAATATTGGCAGCAGACCGCTCAGGAGCTTCTTTCCCAACCCGACACTTCTGAGGATGGTGCCGTCAGCAGGACCTTCTCCAAAATGGCCACGGCGCAGGCGAACCTGTTCCGAGACCGCAACTACCCTGCGCAAGCGGAGGAAACCTTCCAACTGGCCACTCAAATCTGCCCCTACAATCCCGAGGCGGTCCTCGGTTACATCAACCTGCTCCTGTCACAGGGGAGGTTTCAAGACGCGGCTGTGGTGGCGCAAAACGCGGTGCAAGCTGCCCCGGAAAATACCCAGTTCCGCGCCTTGCTCCAGGCGCTGAATAACAAGGCGAAGACTAATTGGGTAGCGAGGAAACCGGCGTTTGAGGCTGTTGACGATTGGTGTGGTTATCTTTCCAATTGCGCGATTGAATTTCACTGCCCGAGGGAGAGTCATCCAGATAGGGCCTGGGAACCCGCCCCTGTTACCTAA
- a CDS encoding DeoR/GlpR family DNA-binding transcription regulator, whose protein sequence is MQSEQRKERIAEYLQKVEFASLEEIADQVHASISTVRRDLSSLETSGSLRRTHGGARLVAPRSDEFLFTARDTHHLAEKETIGRACAELIQPNQSIIIDAGTTVYHTARYLEAKAPQIITNSLPVANHFASANRLEVIVSGGVIYPRLGVLVGPLAVDAFLRMHADVAIMSAGGVSLDGITNSHGLLIEIQRAMIQAAQKVIFCFDHTKFGRKSVLPLCDLDSVNTIVTDARAPMDLIDGLRARGIEVVVAPATPGPVAAAPLNA, encoded by the coding sequence ATGCAGTCAGAACAGCGCAAAGAGCGAATTGCGGAATACCTGCAAAAGGTTGAGTTTGCGTCCTTAGAAGAGATTGCAGACCAGGTTCATGCGTCCATTTCCACAGTTCGCCGGGACCTTTCGTCCTTGGAAACGTCAGGGTCATTACGCCGAACGCACGGAGGTGCCCGTTTGGTAGCTCCCCGGTCGGATGAATTCCTGTTTACTGCGCGGGATACGCATCATTTGGCCGAGAAAGAGACGATTGGGCGCGCGTGTGCGGAGCTGATCCAGCCCAACCAGAGCATCATCATAGACGCAGGAACAACGGTTTATCACACCGCACGTTATCTGGAGGCCAAGGCGCCGCAGATAATTACCAATTCGCTTCCAGTGGCGAACCATTTTGCGTCAGCGAACCGTCTGGAGGTGATTGTTTCCGGCGGGGTTATTTACCCCCGGCTCGGCGTTTTGGTGGGGCCGCTGGCGGTAGATGCCTTTTTGCGGATGCACGCCGACGTGGCGATCATGAGCGCGGGCGGTGTATCGCTCGACGGCATTACCAATTCGCACGGCCTGCTCATCGAGATTCAGCGGGCGATGATACAGGCGGCGCAAAAAGTGATTTTTTGTTTTGATCATACGAAGTTTGGCCGCAAATCGGTGCTGCCATTATGTGATTTGGATTCTGTGAACACGATCGTGACGGATGCGCGGGCCCCGATGGACCTCATCGACGGTCTGCGCGCGCGAGGTATCGAAGTGGTCGTTGCGCCGGCAACGCCTGGCCCAGTAGCGGCGGCGCCCCTGAACGCTTAG